From the Vibrio alginolyticus NBRC 15630 = ATCC 17749 genome, one window contains:
- a CDS encoding trimeric intracellular cation channel family protein, whose protein sequence is MLLSVLYIIGITAEAMTGALSAGRRKMDWFGVMLVASATAIGGGTVRDILLGHYPLGWVKNPEFLAITCVAGVLTTGLAKWVIKLKGLFIRLDALGLIVFSIIGTKIAMGMGLHPGICMVSALVTGVFGGLLRDLICRQTPLVLHEELYASVALIASGMYLALLEFNVPDVTATIITLVTGYMLRMAAVRFKWRLPSFHLETEGSIH, encoded by the coding sequence ATGTTGCTAAGTGTGTTGTATATCATTGGTATCACGGCTGAAGCCATGACAGGTGCGTTAAGTGCTGGTAGAAGAAAGATGGACTGGTTTGGTGTTATGTTGGTGGCCAGCGCAACGGCCATTGGTGGTGGCACCGTACGTGACATTCTATTAGGCCACTACCCTCTTGGTTGGGTAAAAAACCCAGAGTTCCTTGCAATTACGTGTGTTGCAGGTGTGCTAACAACAGGTTTAGCGAAATGGGTGATTAAGCTGAAAGGTCTGTTCATTCGCCTCGATGCACTAGGTTTAATCGTGTTTAGTATCATCGGAACAAAAATTGCGATGGGCATGGGCTTGCACCCTGGTATTTGTATGGTTTCAGCGTTAGTAACTGGTGTATTCGGTGGGCTACTTCGTGACTTAATCTGTCGCCAAACACCATTGGTACTGCATGAAGAGCTTTACGCTTCTGTCGCTCTTATCGCATCAGGAATGTACTTAGCGCTATTAGAATTTAATGTTCCCGATGTCACTGCCACGATCATTACACTGGTTACTGGTTACATGCTGCGTATGGCTGCAGTGCGCTTTAAGTGGCGTCTGCCTTCTTTCCATTTGGAAACCGAAGGCTCGATTCATTAA
- the aroC gene encoding chorismate synthase has protein sequence MAGNSIGQHFRVTTFGESHGIALGCIVDGCPPGLEITEADLQIDLDRRRPGTSRYTTQRREPDEVKILSGVFEGKTTGTSIGLLIENTDQRSKDYSDIKDKFRPGHADYTYHQKYGIRDYRGGGRSSARETAMRVAAGAIAKKYLKDEFGVEIRAYLSQMGDVSIDKVDWNEIENNAFFCPDADKVEAFDQLIRDLKKEGDSIGAKIQVVATNVPVGLGEPVFDRLDADIAHALMSINAVKGVEIGDGFDVVNQKGSQHRDTLAPEGFGSNHAGGILGGISTGQDIVANIALKPTSSITVPGETITKEGEPTQLITKGRHDPCVGIRAVPIAEAMLAIVVMDHLLRHRGQNHGVTTETPKI, from the coding sequence ATGGCAGGAAACAGTATCGGACAACATTTCCGAGTGACGACATTCGGGGAAAGTCACGGTATCGCACTGGGATGTATCGTAGACGGATGTCCTCCGGGGTTGGAAATTACAGAAGCAGATCTACAAATTGATCTCGACCGCCGTCGTCCAGGCACATCACGTTACACCACACAACGTCGTGAACCGGATGAAGTTAAAATTCTTTCTGGCGTTTTTGAAGGCAAAACCACGGGCACATCGATCGGTTTGCTAATTGAAAACACCGATCAGCGCTCAAAAGACTACTCTGACATCAAAGATAAGTTCAGACCGGGTCATGCTGATTACACTTACCACCAAAAATATGGCATCCGCGACTATCGCGGTGGCGGCCGTTCTTCAGCTCGTGAAACCGCAATGCGTGTGGCTGCTGGTGCAATCGCGAAGAAATACTTAAAAGATGAGTTTGGTGTTGAGATTCGTGCTTACTTGTCACAAATGGGTGATGTATCTATCGACAAGGTAGATTGGAACGAAATCGAGAACAATGCATTCTTCTGCCCTGATGCTGACAAAGTAGAAGCATTTGACCAACTTATCCGTGACCTGAAAAAAGAAGGCGACTCTATTGGCGCAAAAATCCAGGTTGTGGCAACTAACGTGCCTGTTGGTCTTGGGGAACCCGTATTTGACCGTTTGGATGCAGACATCGCGCACGCACTAATGAGCATAAACGCGGTGAAAGGCGTGGAAATCGGAGACGGTTTCGACGTGGTAAACCAAAAAGGCAGTCAGCACCGTGATACGCTTGCTCCTGAAGGTTTTGGTAGTAATCATGCGGGTGGCATTCTTGGCGGTATCTCGACTGGTCAAGACATTGTCGCTAACATTGCGCTTAAGCCAACATCAAGTATCACTGTGCCGGGTGAGACCATCACAAAAGAAGGTGAACCAACTCAGTTGATCACCAAAGGTCGTCATGACCCATGTGTGGGTATTCGTGCTGTGCCTATCGCAGAAGCGATGCTGGCAATTGTGGTGATGGATCATTTACTACGCCACCGTGGTCAAAACCATGGCGTAACAACTGAAACACCGAAGATTTAA